The proteins below come from a single Rosa rugosa chromosome 2, drRosRugo1.1, whole genome shotgun sequence genomic window:
- the LOC133731208 gene encoding zinc transporter 1-like has product MSNAFPTFASILVAGAIGVCIPIVGTIPILQPEKSIFFIIKAFAAGVILATGFIHMLPDSFECLTSPCLKENPWTGEVSLHRHRNFDGGFHILIATSYFKKAQNQINGEHEGHVHVHTHATHGSLDTNSAESQLLRHRVISKVLELGIVVHSVNIGISLGASVSAETIRPLLAVFQDMGHWTWWLHGSGNVLT; this is encoded by the exons ATGTCTAATGCTT ttccaacctTCGCTTCCATACTCGTGGCCGGTGCAATTGGCGTTTGTATCCCAATTGTAGGGACGATTCCGATTTTGCAACCGGAGAA ATcgatcttcttcatcatcaaggCCTTCGCTGCGGGTGTCATATTGGCCACCGGATTCATCCACATGCTTCCGGACTCTTTCGAATGCTTGACGTCACCGTGCCTCAAAGAAAATCCATGGACCGGGGAAGTTTCCCTTCACCGCCATCGGAACTTTGATGGTGGATTCCATATATTAATTGCTACTTCTTATTTCAAAAAGGCTCAGAATCAGATCAATGGAGAGCATGAGGGGCAcgtacatgttcatacacatgcCACTCATGGTTCGCTTGATACGAATTCGGCTGAATCACAACTTCTTCGGCACAGAGTGATTTCAAAG GTTTTGGAGTTGGGAATTGTGGTGCACTCAGTTAATATTGGAATTTCATTGGGTGCATCTGTAAGTGCTGAAACAATTCGACCTCTTCTAGCTGTTTTTCAGGACATGGGCCATTGGACTTGGTGGTTGCATGGCTCAGGTaatgtacttacatag
- the LOC133733461 gene encoding probable metal-nicotianamine transporter YSL6 encodes MVMDYKLTYPSGTATTMLINSFHTKSGVELAGKQVQCLGKYLSMSLIWSCFKWFFSGIGDSCGFDNFPSLGLTLFKNTFYFDFSPTYVGCGLICPHIVNCSVLLRVIISWGFLWPLISQHAGHWYPTDLGSNDFKGLYGYKVFIAIALILGDGL; translated from the exons ATGGTTATGGATTACAAACTTACATACCCCAGTGGGACTGCCACAACAATGTTGATCAATAGCTTTCACACTAAAAGTGGTGTAGAGCTTGCTGG GAAGCAAGTGCAATGTCTTGGAAAGTATCTAAGCATGAGTTTAATTTGGAGCTGCTTTAAGTGGTTCTTCAGTGGTATTGGAGATTCATGTGGGTTTGACAACTTTCCTAGCCTTGGATTGACACTTTTTAAGAACAC GTTTTATTTCGACTTCAGTCCTACTTATGTCGGATGTGGTCTTATTTGCCCTCACATAGTCAACTGCTCAGTACTTCTTAGGGTTATCATATCATGGGGTTTCCTTTGGCCTCTCATATCCCAACATGCTGGGCACTGGTATCCAACTGACCTTGGTAGCAATGATTTCAAAGGTCTTTATGGATATAAG GTCTTCATAGCTATTGCCCTTATTTTGGGGGATGGTCTATAG
- the LOC133731209 gene encoding FAS1 domain-containing protein SELMODRAFT_448915-like produces MAPPSLFILLIAASLTLFNPSSSAAASASPPTTSPPSPPPQPPLPPPPSPSPPPPPSPSPPPPSPPSSPPPPRSRISRPSRLPPSPPSPLPPPLPAARATGQQLNNIIDALIGSGDFGSWVNIITAANPLALPLSATVFVPQNDAVSRVPAADPFLLPYHVVPQRLTFADLRLFKTNSRLPTLLPGKFIVVTSNSESNFTVDDSTITQPDVYVTANVVVHGVARVLDYSVYGVATVDSMPKPKQQQSPAPPSPPSPGQLLPAGVSIPSWKSGATTPCLCVQFPVGLMVACAVLGLRNYIW; encoded by the coding sequence ATGGCGCCTCCATCTCTCTTCATTCTCCTCATCGCCGCCTCTCTCACCCTCTTCAATCcatcctcctccgccgccgcctccGCTTCTCCCCCAACCACCTCACCCCCATCACCGCCACCACAACCACCTCTTCCACCACCTCCATCACCATcgccacctccacctccatcaccatcaccaccgCCGCCGTCACCTCCATCATCACCTCCGCCGCCGCGATCAAGAATCTCAAGACCATCACGACTTCCGCCGTCGCCTCCATCCCCACTGCCTCCGCCTCTTCCGGCGGCAAGAGCGACGGGGCAGCAACTCAACAACATCATCGACGCTTTGATCGGCTCAGGCGACTTCGGGAGCTGGGTCAACATCATCACGGCCGCGAATCCGCTCGCCCTTCCACTGAGCGCCACCGTCTTCGTGCCTCAAAACGACGCCGTGTCTCGCGTGCCGGCCGCCGACCCGTTCCTGTTGCCTTACCACGTGGTGCCTCAGCGGCTCACCTTCGCCGACCTCCGCCTCTTCAAGACCAACTCTCGCCTCCCGACTCTCCTTCCCGGAAAGTTCATCGTCGTCACCAGCAATTCCGAGTCCAATTTCACCGTCGACGACTCGACTATCACCCAGCCCGACGTCTACGTCACCGCCAACGTCGTCGTCCACGGCGTCGCTAGGGTTCTTGATTACTCTGTTTACGGCGTCGCAACCGTCGACTCTATGCCGAAGCCAAAGCAGCAGCAGTCGCCAGCGCCGCCATCGCCGCCGAGTCCAGGGCAGCTTCTTCCCGCCGGCGTCAGCATCCCGTCGTGGAAGTCCGGTGCGACAACGCCGTGCCTCTGCGTTCAGTTTCCGGTTGGATTAATGGTGGCTTGTGCAGTTTTGGGGTTGAGGAATTACATTTGGTGA
- the LOC133729039 gene encoding lysine-specific demethylase JMJ14-like, whose translation MEGTSFAAESQAKEVHSSNNNQRSDNTVECSGSPVSRKISARWDPDEACRPVIDDAPVFYPTAEEFENTLGYIAKIWPQAESYGICRIVPPRSWIPPCPLKEKDMWENAKFSTRVQQVDLLQNRESMKKKTRGRKRKRRRHSRRRAEANAASETDEKFGFQSGSDFTFAEFQRQASTFKESYFGTHECEEGSNSGGTNNKRWEPSVEDIEGEYWRIVEQPTDEVEVYYGADLETGVFGSGFPKASSVVTRSESDHYAMSGWNLNNLPRLPGSVLCFEESDISGVLVPWLYVGMCFSSFCWHVEDHHLYSLNYLHFGDPKVWYGVPGSHATSLEQAMRKHLPDLFEEQPDLLNELVTQLSPSVLKSEGVPVHRAIQHSGEFVLTFPRAYHSGFNCGFNCAEAVNVAPVDWLQHGQTAVELYSKQCRKTSLSHDKLLLGSALEAVQVLGEISLGTKFITNRSWQRVCGKDGVLTKAVKRRVEMEEERLDRLPICWKSQKMEREFDSNTERECFSCSYDLHLSAASCNCSPDRFSCLKHAKHFCSCEMTQRYVLLRYSIEELNLLVKALEGELDAIHVWASKDSGVVSIDYTRKCAAKKPKLDQDSKSCDPMEILPACAVSEDKVNMNGSCSSSSPVSSAVVQSGSQDGHNEDQTLAVNAEAKVEHDCSFDLNLNCMSDEHESKIIDVSDGCDNKASTVEEETSTSMSNQEKTSTSEGNKLFGVDLGLSRPASNIPPISSSQTEIGDTLAVNASLRDQSYRLRCSSVVEPLNFGSVMAGKYWCTKQAIYPKGFRSRVNFYSVLDPTKLCSYISEVLDAGLLGPLFKVSLEEFPDEAFANVSADKCWEMVLHRLNNEISRRSSLDERGPPLQYLQSINGFAMFGFLSQPIMEAIEALDPDHLCTEYWNHRCTQQHSSVPSCSLGAPQTKLFGINMTNKEHNQPSVEGHHLIDEMQLVLRRLLEKANPNPEELRTLHRMLSSQSAEARVACAELIEEMQRNVDNRKS comes from the exons ATGGAAGGGACGAGTTTTGCAGCAGAATCTCAGGCAAAAGAG GTTCATTCTTCTAACAACAACCAGAGAAGTGATAACACAGTTGAGTGCTCTGGCAGTCCTGTAAGTCGAAAG ATATCAGCTAGATGGGATCCAGATGAAGCATGCCGGCCTGTCATTGATGATGCACCTGTATTTTATCCAACTGCCGAG GAGTTCGAAAATACACTTGGTTACATAGCAAAGATTTGGCCACAGGCTGAATCTTATGGTATTTGTCGGATTGTCCCTCCACGTTCCTGGATCCCTCCTTGCCCTCTTAAAGAGAAAGACATGTGGGAAAATGCTAAATTCTCTACTCGTGTTCAGCAAGTTGACTTGCTTCAAAATAGAGAgtccatgaaaaagaaaactaGAGGTCGGAAGCGAAAACGAAGAAGACACTCAAGGAGACGTGCAGAAGCTAATGCTGCTTCTGAGACCGATGAGAAGTTTGGGTTCCAGTCAGGATCAGACTTTACTTTTGCAGAGTTTCAGAGACAAGCCTCTACTTTCAAGGAAAGTTACTTTGGAACACATGAATGTGAGGAGGGTTCAAATTCTGGTGGAACTAACAACAAAAGATGGGAACCCTCTGTGGAGGATATTGAAGGTGAATACTGGCGCATAGTAGAGCAACCAACAGACGAGGTTGAG GTTTACTATGGAGCTGACTTGGAAACAGGAGTATTTGGAAGTGGGTTTCCCAAGGCATCGTCTGTGGTAACTAGGAGTGAGTCAGATCATTATGCAATGTCAGGCTGGAATCTAAATAACTTGCCTCGCTTGCCTGGTTCTGTACTATGTTTTGAGGAAAGCGATATCTCGGGAGTTCTAGTCCCATGGCTCTATGTTGGGATGTGCTTTTCTTCGTTTTGTTGG CATGTTGAGGACCACCACCTCTATTCCCTAAATTATCTACACTTCGGTGACCCAAAGGTATGGTATGGAGTGCCCGGAAGCCATGCTACCTCTTTGGAACAAGCAATGAGAAAGCATTTGCCGGATTTGTTCGAGGAACAACCTGATTTACTCAATGAACTG GTCACTCAGCTATCTCCTTCAGTTTTAAAGTCTGAGGGTGTACCTGTGCATCGAGCTATCCAACATTCTGGGGAGTTTGTTCTTACCTTTCCGAGGGCATATCATTCTGGATTTAATTGTGGCTTCAATTGTGCTGAGGCAGTAAATGTCGCCCCTGTTGACTGGTTGCAACATGGCCAAACCGCAGTCGAGCTTTACAGTAAGCAGTGTCGCAAGACATCACTGTCACACGACAAATTGTTACTGGGGTCAGCTCTGGAAGCCGTGCAGGTCCTCGGGGAAATATCACTCGGAACAAAATTTATTACCAACCGGAGCTGGCAAAGAGTTTGTGGCAAAGATGGTGTGCTCACCAAAGCAGTTAAG AGACGAGTGGAGATGGAGGAGGAAAGACTGGATCGTCTTCCAATTTGTTGGAAGTCGCAAAAGATGGAAAGAGAATTTGATTCAAACACTGAGAGAGAATGCTTTTCTTGCTCCTATGACTTACACTTATCTGCTGCCAGCTGCAACTGCTCTCCTGACCGATTTTCATGTCTTAAACATGCAAAGCATTTCTGTTCATGTGAAATGACTCAGAGATATGTCCTTCTCCGCTACAGTATTGAGGAATTAAATTTGCTGGTTAAAGCATTGGAAGGGGAGTTGGATGCCATTCACGTATGGGCATCTAAGGATTCTGGAGTAGTTTCTATAGACTACACTCGTAAGTGCGCTGCTAAGAAGCCTAAGCTGGATCAAGATTCCAAGTCTTGCGATCCAATGGAAATTTTGCCTGCTTGCGCAGTTTCAGAAGATAAGGTTAACATGAATGGATCTTGCAGTTCCTCTAGTCCTGTTTCTTCTGCAGTAGTTCAGTCAGGATCACAGGATGGTCATAATGAAGATCAAACTTTGGCCGTGAATGCTGAAGCAAAGGTGGAgcatgattgtagttttgatttgaaTCTCAATTGTATGTCTGATGAACATGAAAGCAAGATAATTGACGTATCTGACGGCTGTGATAATAAGGCTAGTACAGTTGAGGAAGAGACATCCACATCAATGTCCAATCAAGAGAAGACTAGCACGTCCGAGGGTAATAAGTTGTTTGGTGTTGATCTTGGCTTATCACGTCCTGCTTCAAACATACCACCAATCAGTTCTTCACAAACTGAGATTGGCGATACCTTAGCTGTGAATGCATCCTTGAGAGACCAAAGCTATCGATTAAGATGTTCGAGTGTTGTTGAGCCTTTGAATTTCGGATCTGTCATGGCTGGGAAATATTGGTGCACTAAGCAGGCCATATATCCAAAAG GGTTTAGAAGCCGAGTTAATTTCTACAGTGTGCTGGACCCAACAAAACTGTGTAGTTATATATCAGAAGTTCTCGATGCTGGGCTTCTTGGACCCCTATTTAAG GTTAGTTTAGAAGAATTCCCAGATGAGGCTTTTGCAAATGTATCAGCAGACAAGTGCTGGGAGATGGTACTACATAGACTAAACAATGAAATAAGTAGACGGAGTAGTCTAGATGAAAGAGGGCCCCCTTTACAGTATTTGCAGAGCATTAACGGGTTTGCAATGTTTGGCTTTCTCTCCCAACCTATTATGGAG GCTATTGAGGCCCTTGATCCTGATCATCTATGCACAGAGTACTGGAATCACAGGTGTACGCAGCAGCATTCATCTGTACCAAGTTGCTCTCTAGGAGCGCCGCAGACAAAGCTATTTGGTATAAACATGACAAACAAGGAGCATAATCAACCATCTGTGGAGGGTCATCACTTAATCGATGAGATGCAGTTAGTTTTACGAAGACTCTTAGAGAAGGCGAATCCAAATCCCGAAGAGTTGAGGACATTACATAGAATGTTATCCAGTCAGTCAGCCGAAGCAAGAGTGGCATGCGCAGAATTGATTGAAGAGATGCAGAGAAATGTAGATAACAGGAAGTCATAG